The genomic region GTGGTACTGAGGCCACGGCGATCGTGGAAGGGCTGAAATCACTCTCCACCACTTTTGACAATTTTTTTAAGGTGTCGCCATGACCGATCCAATCCAAGAAGTAAAAGCCACGCTCGAAACCCAGCTGAAGGAAGGTTTCACTGGCTTGCAAAAGAAATACGACGCTGTTGCCGATGAGATGCAAAAAGGCAACACCGTCACCACCGAGATGAAATCGCAGATCGAAAAGCAGAAGGGCGAAATCGAGCGTGTGATCGAGCAGGTTCAGAAGCTGGAAGAGAAGGGCATCAAACTGCGCAGCCAGCCGGGCGAGGCCAAGAGCTTTATCGATCTGGTGAAAAATGACGACGCCTACAAGTCTTTGCAGGCGAAGAGCGTTTCCCTGGCCGATATCGAAGTGACCAAGTCCGACATGGCCAGCATGAAGGAAATGAAGGTCACCAGCGCCGGCATCGTTGCTCCTAACTACGATCCGGTCATCCAGCCCGGCATCCGCCAGGAACTGCGCATCCGCGATCTGTTGACCACGGTGCCGGTGTCTGGACAGAACTACACCTATTTCAAAGAAAACCTGCACACCCGCGGTGCGGCGCCGGTTGCCGAAGGGGGTTTGAAGCCCACCAGCAACGTGACTTTCACAACCCAAACCGACCGAGTCAAGAAGATCGCCGTCTGGATGCCAGTGACCGACGAGGCACTGGACGACGTTCCTCAACTGATGGCCTACCTGCAGGAACTGCTGCGTTACGACCTCAAGCTCGAGGAAGAGCGCCAGATCCTGAAGGGTGATGGCACCGGTGAGAACCTGAATGGCCTGATGACCCAGGCCACCGTGTACGACGCGACGTTGACCAAGGCTGGCGATACCGCCATCGATCTGGTGCGCCGCGCGATCTACCAGGTTCGCAAGCAGTCGATGCTTTCCGCCGACGGCATTGTGATGACCGAGCTCGACTGGATGAACATCGAGCTTCAGAAGGACGGCGAGAACCGCTACCTGTTCGCGAACCTGCAAGGATTGGTTACACCCGTCCTCTGGGGTCGCCCGGTTGTAACCTCCGACAGTGTCGATGAGGGTGATGTCGATACTGGCGGTGAGTTCCTGGTGGCGAACTTCGCGCGATCTTCCGTGCTGTTCGACCGCATGTCGTTCCTGTTCAAGATGGGCCTGATCAACGATCAATTCATCAAGAACGAACGTGCCCTGCTGGTTGAAGAGCGCCTCGGTCTTGGTGTACGCCGCCGTGAAGGCCTGGTCAAAGGTCGCTTCGCTGCCGCGGCGTAATCCCCTCAGCTTGCAATGGCCGGCCCTGTGCCGGCCTTTTCGTTTCAGGAGGCAACATGAAAATCAAAGCAGTTTGGGGGTTCGTCGGTAACGCGACCCTGCTGGGTGCCGAATCGACCACAGTGAAAGCTGGGCAGGTGTTTGGCGAAGTCGACGACGAATATGCCCATACCCTGATTGGCAAGGGGCTGGCGGAAGAAGTTGACGATGACGGAAAGACTAAGTCGACAGCGCCCAAGCAATCGAAGTCGGCGGCCCCGAAAGAGAACAAGTAAATGATCGACCTGGCGCGCGTGAAGCTTCACCTACGAGTGGACGGTGATCAGGAAGATGCCCTCATCACCGGTTACATCGAGGGCGCCAAGTCCCATGTTGCCATGCACTGTGATCGTGAGCTTGTCGAGGGTTCCCCAGTCGAGCCTGATCAGATGGGAATCACCGCCGACGTTGAGCAGGCCATTCTGCTGTTGGTGGGGCATTGGTACGAAAATCGCGAAGACGCCGCAGCCGGCGTGACTCCGACAGCGGTGGAGCGTTTGCTCTGGTACAGGAAGCGTTTCTAATGGAAGCCGGAAAACTGTGCCACCGTGTCGAAATCCAGAACAAAATCACGCCGCGAGACCCGGTTACTGGCGACTTCCTTGCTCCGGCCTGGGTGGAATTTGCCAAGGTTTGGGCGGCGGTTGAGGATTTATCGGCCCGTGACATGATCGCCGCCAAGGCAGGCCAGTCCCAAGTGACTGGGCGGATGGTGATTCGCTACCGGGCCGGTGTGCTGCCGACAATGCGTGTGATCCATCGAGGCGAGACCTACAGCATTGAGGGCCCGCCGCTTGCCGACAAGAAGTCCGGGCTTGAGTACCTGACATTGCTGGTTTCGAAGGGGGTGAAGGATGGCTAGCTCAATTTCTGCCCAGCTCCAAGGTGTGGCGTCGACGATCGACAAGATGCGGAGCCTGGCGCCGCGACTTCAGAAAAAAGGCCTTCGTCGGGCTGCCCGTGAAGCGATGAACATCATCCGCGACGACGTGAAAGCCCGCGCTAAGGCCCTGGATGATCCTGATACCAAGGAAAAAATCTGGCGCAACGTGATCACCCAGGAAGCGACCAAGCAATCCAGGCGCGAGGGAGGCGTGGTGATGCGCGTCGGCATTCGAGGCGGTGCCGGTTCTAACCAGCACAGCAAGGACGCAAGCGGAAACCCTGGCGGCGACACGCGGCACTGGCGCTACATCGAGTTTGGCACCCAGTTCACGCCGCCGGCGCCATTCATGCGCCCGGCCTTCTCTTCAAATGTCGGCGCGGTAACAGAACAGTTTGTCGCAAGCCTTGGCCGAGAAATTGATGCAGCGCTCAGGGGGAATTGATGGACCCACCTATTTTTCTGGTTTGCTCCACCGATCCGGTCGTGAATGCGCTCATCGGTTCGGGCGTTGACTGCCGAATTTACTCATTCGGCGAGGCGCCCGAAGGCGTCGTGAAGCCTTACGTGGTGTGGAACCTGATTGATGGCAATCCAGAAAACTACCTCGCAGGCCGACCGGACGCCGACGGCTTCACGTTGCAGGTCGACGTGTACGCCGCCAGCGCGGGGTCGGCAACACAGGTCACGGCAGCTTTGCGGGGTGCGCTGGAACTGAAGGCAAACATCACCCGCTGGGGCGCGTCAGGGCGAGACCCGACGACGAAGGACTACCACCGCAGCTTTGATATCGACTGGATCACCCTTCGATAGAGCATCACCCCAATCAACCCGCCGAGTGCGGGTTTTTTTATGCCCGACATTTGGAGAAAGCCATGTCGATTCTTACCCAAGGCACCCAGGTTTACGCGTTGGTGCCGAGTGCGGCTGATCCCGCAGTTTTTGTGGTGCTTGAGATTGAGTGCGCAACCGCTTTCAGTCCAGGCGGTAACCCAGCTGATCAGATCGAGGTCACTTGCCTGAGCGACAAGGTTCGTCGTTACCTGCGCGGACTGCGCACTCCAGGGCAAGCGTCTTTGACGCTCAATGCGGACCCGCGTAACGCGTCCCACGTTCGCCTTCACCAGCTTTCGGAAGATGACAGCATCGAGAGCGTCGCATGGGCTGTGGGCTGGTCGGACGGCACCGATATTCCACCAACGCTCAATGCCGGCGGCGATGACTTTGTGCTTCCGCCATCGCGAACCTGGTTCGTCTTCGACGGCTATGTCTCGGACTTCCCGTTCGACTTCGCAGCCAACACTGTGGTGAGTACCGCCGCAACCATTCAGCGTTCCGGCGGCTCCGCCTGGATTCGCAAGACCGCTTAAGGGGATCGCATGAACCTGGCTCAACTTAAAAAGAAAGGGGGCGTCATCGCTGACGCCCTGGTGGCGCGGGAAGTGGAGTGGAAACACTTCGACGCCAAAGGCAAGGAGGTGACCGACAAGTTCAAAGTGCATGTTCGCCGGCATGCTTTCGGTGTCATGGAGGCGATGTTCGCCGGTGGCGAGGCCGAGCGCTTCAAAAACGCCCGGTACCTGTCGGCGAGCATCATGCTGGGCGACACCGGTGAGGAGGAATTGCCTTTTGAGGATGCGGTAAACCTCGATTCTGGCCTCGGCGTGGTGCTTCTGCAGGCTGTGAACGAGGTCAACAACCCGGTAAAAAACTGACGCCCGCCGATGAGTTGTTGCACGAACTGGTGCTCAACGGAGTCGGCGGGTGCTCAATCGCCGAGGCAAAGGCCAATCTCTCATACGCTGAGGTTTTGGCCTGGTCTGCCTACCGCGACAAGCATGGAACGCTCAACCTTGGTCGCCGCATGGAGCTGTCTACGGCGATCATCGCCTTGCAGGTTAACCGAGGGGCGGGCGGTAAGGCCGAGATTGCTGATTTCATGCCGCACGCTGATCACCAAGCGCTTGCGCTAGAAAAGGCAATGGCGGAGTGGGCGTGATCACCGCCATGGATGGTGGTAGATTGCCTTCTTCTTACAGGGAGGGTTCTTGATGGCCAAGTTTAAATTTTCAGTGATTTTTTTGGCTTTGTTTGCGTCTTCATCTTTTGTTCAGGCGGATGACGAGAGCTGCAACGCCATGGCCTTTTTAGCAAAGCAAATAATGGCTGGAAGGCAGGCCGGTGTGCCCATGACAAAGGCTATCGAACTAAGCAAGAACGAGAATCAGACAATTGAAAAAATATCTCGTCTATTTGTCATTGCTGCGTATGAAGAACCTGCTTACAGCACAAAGGCCATGCAAGAAAAAGCGATCAATGAGTTTGAGAACAAAATGTATCTTCCTTGTATTAAGGAAGGCTAAATAATCAAGGCTGTAAACCCGCCCTAAGCGGGTTTTTTAATGCCTGGAGAAAAGTAAATGGCATCTCGATCTCTTGGCACGCTGACTCTGGATCTGATAGCCCGTATTGGCGGCTTCCAGCAAGGAATGGATCGCGCATCCCGGTCTGTTGCCAGCACTGGGGCCGCTGCTGATGCCGCATCGGCACGAATCAATGCGCTACAGGGTCAATTCCTGTCGCTATCGAGCGTCGCGTCAAAGATTGCTGGCCCTTTGGCGGCGGCATTCAGCCTAAACAGCGTATATCAGGCCACCGAGGCCTATAGCTCCTTAACGAATCGTCTCAAGCTCGTAACGAATGGGTCGGACGAACTGGTTGCGGCTCAGAAAGCTGTTTTCGACATTGCCCAAAGCTCTCGGCAGCCATTGTCGGCAACTGCTGAGTTATATCAGCGAATTGCCACCAATCAGACAGCTCTCAAGTTGTCTGGAGAGGGTGTTGCTGGGGTCGTTGGGACGATCAGCAAGACTCTGGCGATCTCGGGTGCTTCAGCGGAGAGCGCTAACGCGGCGCTTATCCAATTAGGGCAGGCTTTTGCGTCCGGCGTGCTGCGCGGTGAAGAACTGAACTCCGTGATGGAGCAGGCCCCGGCGTTGTCCCAGGCAATTGCGGCAGGCATGGGCAAAACCGTTGGGCAGTTGCGCACGATGGGGGCTGCCGGTGAGCTTACTGCGCAGGCAGTGGTCAAGGCGCTACAAAGCCAAGCGGGCGCGGTGGACACCCTATTTGCCAAGACCGCCACGACAATCGGCAACAGCTTTACCGCGATCAGCAACTCAATGACTCGGCTTATCGGCGAATTGGATCAGGCCACCGGTGCGAGTGCGAAGGTGGCCGCTGAGTTTGTCGGATTGTCAAAAGCGATAGACGGAAGTTTGCCGGGCGCGCTGACCTCGTTGCGAAACAATTCCGACGCGCTCGCGCAAGCTATGACAACTGGGCTATACGTGGCGCTGGGGCGAGTCGCCGGTGGATTTGCTCAGCAAGGGGCTCAAGCTCTTTACGCTGCCGCTTCAAACCAAACGCTGTTGACCGCTACTGCCGCAACAGCGAAGGGCGACTTGTACGCAGCGCAGGCAAAGCAAATTGATGCGAAGGCTTTACTTCAACGTGCCAATCTTGAAATCGCCTCGGCACAAGGAAAGGTAGCTTCAGATCGTGTCAGGCAGGCATCTGAGCTCGCAAGCATCACGACCGTTCAGGCGTCCCTGGCAGCAGAGCGCTTGCTGGAGCAGCAGCGGCTGGCGGCACAAATAAATGATACCGGCCGGGCCGCGTCGATCTCCCGCATTGCGGAACTTCGACTCGCTGAAGTTGCAGTCACAAAGAAAGTTGAGCAGGCCGAGCGTTCTCTTGCCTCGACTACCGTTGCGACCTCGCTGGAGATACAGGCGGCATATGCGAAAAGAACAGCGGCTGCATTAGCGTACGGAGAAACCACTGCGGTCGTTAATGCTGCTGCGGTTGCATCCGACAGAGCTGCCGCTGCAGCCAGTATCGCCGGTCGTGCATTTGGTGTGATGGCCGCAGCAGGCCGCGGATTACTGGCTTTGATGGGCGGCCCGGTTGGTCTGCTTTTCGTTGCTGGCGCCCTAGCACTCTCGTTCGCCGACTTCCGCTCCAGCACCGAGAAGGCGGCTCAGGGCCTTGAGGGCTTGAAAGGTCCGCTCGACGAGGTTATTGCCAAATTCCAACAGCTGACACGCGACCAAAAAGCTGCAGCCATGATTCGCTGGGGGGAAGCTGAGGCAGAGGGTATAAAGGCGGCTGGCGAGGAGTACGACAAACTCCAGAAAATGCTTAAAACAGGTTTGGTGGGCCCCCGATCGAGTGCGAGCGGAACCGCCATTTTTCTTGAGTACAAGAAAAAAATTGAGGAAGCATCCGCAGCTGGCAAGGATCTTTCGCCGATCCTGGAAGAGCTGAGATCTAACAGCCAGGTCGACCCCAAGTTCGTCGATTCGCTAGTAAAAAGAGCCGGCGCCTATTCCTTGGTTAAAACCGCGCAAGCCGAAGCGCGGGATCGTCTCAATGCCCTGAACAGCGAGATGAACAAAGGAGTGGCTGTCACGACTGGCGCTACCCAGGCGACCACGGGTATGACCGCTGCTGGTGAGAAGTACCTGAAAGCCCTGCAAACCCAACTCGGAAAACTCCAAGACAATAACGATGAGGTAAAGGAGGCAAACCGTTATATCGCTGAGCACAAAGAGCTATCCGAGGCGGACAAGACTGCAATCATGTCAGCCGCCTACGCGTCCAAGGCCCAGGCAGACGCGAATAAGGCTGCCACGAAAGAAACCCAGAGCCATACCTCCGCGCTCAAGGCAAACCTCAAAACCTTTGAGGATGCCGAGGAAAACTACAAGCGCCAGATTGCCTTGATCGACGAAACATCGGGGAAAAAGCAGAAAGCGACCGAGGTTGAGAAGCTGGCGTTTGAAATCGCCAGCGGCAACTACGCCAAGCTCAGTGAGGCCAGGCAGAAAGAACTGCAAGGGCTGGCCGCTGATCTCGATGCGAAGAAAGCGTTGGTAAAGGCCAATCAGGACGCCGCGAAGCTCGCCGCCCTGGGCTACAACCTCAAAGAAAGTAATCAGTCAGCCAAGGATGGGTTTGACCGGGAGCTCGCTGGTGCTGGTGAGGGTGACAAGTACAAGGCTCGGCTAAAAGAGTTTCTGTCGATTGACCAGGACTTCAACAAACAGCGCCGGGAAATGTACAAGGAGTACAAGGACGCAACGCTGGCTGGCGATCCTGATGCACAGGAGAACTACGACAAGGAAACCGCTCTCTTGGAGGAGGCTCTGGCCGAGAGAATCGTCATTCAGCAGGACTACTACAACCAACTCGACGAAGCTCAATCGAACTGGATGGATGGTGTCAGCAGCGCATGGCAGAACTACGTCGACGCGGCAACGGATTATTCAGCGATGGCGGCCGATGCGACTTCTTCCGTCCTGGGTGGAGCAAAGAGCAGCCTCAGCACTTTCCTCTCTGATGTTGCAAGTGGGGCAGAAGACGCTGGCGATGCTCTGGGTGACTTGGTAGCCAACTTCGCCAAGTCAACCTTGCAGGCTCTTTCCGATATGGCTGCGCAGTGGCTGGTCTATCAGGCGGTGCAGATGCTGGTGGGCAAGACCACCCAGGCGAGTGCGGTGCCGACACTGGTGGCCAATGCCCAGGCAACGGCCTTCCAGGCAAGCCTCGCAGCGTTCGCCTCGACAGCGGCGATTCCTATCGTGGGGCCGGCCGCTGCACCTGCAGCTGCCGCAGCAGCCGCTGCTGCCACCGCACCAATGGTTGCCGGCGTTGCAAGTGCAGCGCTTGCGGGTATGGCGCATGACGGTATGGGAAATATCCCCAAAGAAGGCACCTGGCTTCTCGATGGCGGTGAGCGGGTCGTGGCGCCGGCGCAGAACAAGGACCTTACCAACTTCCTAGCGCGGCAAACCTCGGCAACGGAAAGCGTCGGCAGCGAACGTGCTGGCGGTGGGGGTGGGATTCACATCAGTGCTCCCGTCACGGTCCAGGCTCAGCCGGGAATGAGTGGAGATGATGCACGGAAACAGGGGGAGGCGGCTGGCCAGGGGCTGGTGGCTGAGATTCGCCGTGTGCTTCAGGCTGAAATGGGGCAGGGCGGTTTGCTCTGGAGGCGAATCTGATGGTTGAAACATTCAGCTACTGCGTTCAATTGGGTGGCGATGGGGAGATTGACCAGCGTACCTGGGAGAACGATTTCGGTGACGGCTACACCCAGGCGGGCGGTATTGGCATCAACACCAAAAGCGAGACCTGGAACTTGACGCACTCTGGTGTCATGGCCGTAGGTGAGGAGTTGCCCTTGGTTAGGGATTTCATCGATCGGCATGAGGGATACAAGGCGTTCATCTGGACGCCTCCCGGTGGAGTTCAGGGTCGATACCGCTGCAAGGGATACAAGTCCAAGCCGCTCGGCGCCGGCTTGTGGACGCTCTCGTTCACGTTCAAACAGACCTACACGCCGTAACCGTAAACTTCACCAGACCCCGCCAAATGCGGGGTTTCTTGTTTCTGAGGTCCCATGAATTACAACGCCGACATTCAAAAGCTCGAGCCGGGCAACCAGATCAGGCTTTACGAGTTGGACGCTACGCGCCTGGGCGGCATGCTCTGGCGGTTCCACGGCCATGCCCATGAGGGCGACATCATCTGGCAGGGGCAGCTCTACTCGCCGCTCCAGATCGAGGCCAAGGGCTTCGACATACGCGGTGATGGGCGCCCGGCCACACCAACGCTGCAGGTGGATGACGAGCTCGGCGGCGTGCGCGGCGCGATTACTGCTCTGTGTTTTCAGTTCCGCGACCTGGCCGGCGCCCGGGTAAAGGTGATCGAGACGTTCCGCCACTTCCTGGACGCGGCCAACTTCCCCGACGGCAACCCGGAAGCCAGCGACCAATCGAAAACGAACCTCTGGTTTATCGAGCAGAAGACTGAGGCGCTGCCCAGCATCTCGGTCACGTTCTCGCTGTCCAGCCCCACGGATATGGAAGGGCATATGCTGCCCTCCCAGCAGATCACCAAGCTCTGCCGCTGGGCCTGCCGGGGCGGTTACCGGCAAGAGGCCTGTGCTTATACCGGCACCGCGATGTTCGACAAAAAGAACCAGCCCACGGATAACCCCGCCCTCGATCGCTGCGGCGGTTGGTGGAGCAGCTGCAAACTTCGCGGCAACACGCGGCGCTTCGGTGGGTCCATGGGCGCAAGCCTTATTGCAAGTTCGAGGTAGCCATGCGAATCAACCAAAAATTACAGGATGAGATCCGCGCGCACGCCGAGCGGAACTATCCGGCCGAGGCTTGCGGGGTGGTCATCAAGTCCGCCGCCGGCCGTGAGTACGTGCCTTGCGTAAACTTGGCCACCACGCCGCGCGAACACTTCCAGATCGACCATAAGGACATGGCCCGGGCGGAAGATAGAGGCGAGGTTCTGGCGATCATCCATAGCCACCCCGACAAGGCGCCGGCGCCGAGCATGGCCGACCGCGTCAGTTGCGAGTTGCACGAATTGCCCTGGGGTATTGTCGGCTGGCCCGGCGGTGACTTCGAGTGGTTCAAGCCTTCGGGCTTCCAGGCACCGCTGCTGGGTCGTGACTTCTCCCATGGGCTGCTTGACTGTTGGGCGGCCTGCCGCGACTGGTACGCGCGCGAGGCGGGCCTGGAGTTGCCAAACTTCGAACGCTCCGACCTGTGGTGGGAGGATAAGGATGGCCCAAGCCTCTACGAGGACAACTTCGCGGCGACTGGTTTCTACCAGGTCAACGAGGCGCGCCGCGGCGACATGCTGGTGTTGCAGATCCCCACGCCAGGCCGGGAGTGCTATTTCCCGAATCACGCAGTGATTTACCTGGGTGATGAGCCGTCGCTGATCAGTGAATCGGGACCGAAACTTGGTGGCTCCGGCCCGTTCATTTACCACCACATGCCTGGCCGCCTGGCTGCCCGTGAAATCTACGGTTGGTCGATGGCGAACCGCGTCAAATTGATCCTCAGGCACAAGGACTACCACCCATGACCATGCGTACCATCAAGCTCGGCGGCGTGCTGGGCAAGAAGTTTGGCAAGCAGTACACCCTGGACGTTCACAGCTTCCGTGATGCCATGGCGGCGCTGTGCATGATGAAGCCGGGCTTTGAGAAGTACCTGCGCACCGCCGAAGAGCGCGGCCTTGTGTTCGCCGTGTTCGTCGATGAGCGCAATCTGGGCGAGCAGGAGCTTGACCTTGTGGGCCGAGGTGAGGGCGACATCCGCATTCAGCCGATTATCCAGGGCAGCAAACAGGCGGGCATGTTTCAGACGCTTCTCGGCGTGGTGCTGATCGTGGCCGGCCTATTTACTGGCGGCACCACCTCAACTCTGGGGATGGGCCTTCTCGCCGCCGGCGCCGCTGTCGGCCTGGGTGGCGTTGTTCAAATGCTGTCGCCGACCACCAAGGCCACTGCCGATGGCCAGAACGATGACGGCAACAACCCGAGCTACGGCTTCGGCGGGGCGGTTACGACTATTGCCCAGGGCAACCCATACCCACTGCTTTACGGCGAGCGCGAGATCGGCGGCGCGGTCGAGTCTGGCGGGATCTACACCCAAGACAACATCTGATTCAGTTACCACAACCAACCCGCTTCGGCGGGTTTTTGCATTCTGGAGGGCGCATGAGCGCAGTAGCAAAGAAGGCGCGCCGCGCAGCACCTCGTAAGCGCCGGGCCGTAATTGGCGGAAAGGGCGGACAGGCCAAGCAGAAGCAGCCGAGCATCGCCTCCAATAGCGTGCCATCGATCTCCACCGCGCGAATCACCTACCTGTGGAGCTGGGGTCCTATTGTTGGTCCGGTCGACGACTTGCGCTCAGTCAAGCTCAACGGAACGCCCGTGAAGGCCGCTGACGGCACGATCAACTATCCCAGTGTGAAGTGGCAGTTCCGTTCTGGAGAGCTGAATCAGGAGCGCCTGGAGGGAATACAGGAATCCAGTAACGAGATCGACGTCAAGAAGGAATTGATCTACGGAACGCCATGGCTGTACACCATCACCAACTCGATGAGCGATGCCGCGCGCATCCGCCTGAGCTGGCCAACGCTTCGCAGTCAGGACGCCGCCGGTAACATCAATGGCGTGCGTATCGATTATGCCGTGGACATATCCACCGACAACGGCCCCTACGTTGAAGTGCTGGTATCGGCCGTAGATCGCAAGAACATCACGGAGTACGAGCGAGCGCACCGCCTGGAGTTGCCCGCCGGAACCCGCTGGACTATTCGCGTCCGCCGCCTGACCCCAAATGCAAACTCCGACCTGGTTGTCGATCAGATGATCGTCAAGGCAATTGCCGAGGTGGTCGACAGCGATCAGGAATACCCGCTCACCGCCGTCAGCTGTCTTGAGTACGACGCCCAGACTTTCGGCGGCGATATCGCCAAGATCGCCGTCCTCATGCGTGGCCGCATTATTCGTGTGCCCAGCAACTACGACGCGACAACCCGCACCTACGCAACGTCGGGCACCGGCACAAGCAACGGTATTTGGGACGGCACCTTCAAGGAGGTCTACAC from Pseudomonas synxantha harbors:
- a CDS encoding phage major capsid protein, giving the protein MTDPIQEVKATLETQLKEGFTGLQKKYDAVADEMQKGNTVTTEMKSQIEKQKGEIERVIEQVQKLEEKGIKLRSQPGEAKSFIDLVKNDDAYKSLQAKSVSLADIEVTKSDMASMKEMKVTSAGIVAPNYDPVIQPGIRQELRIRDLLTTVPVSGQNYTYFKENLHTRGAAPVAEGGLKPTSNVTFTTQTDRVKKIAVWMPVTDEALDDVPQLMAYLQELLRYDLKLEEERQILKGDGTGENLNGLMTQATVYDATLTKAGDTAIDLVRRAIYQVRKQSMLSADGIVMTELDWMNIELQKDGENRYLFANLQGLVTPVLWGRPVVTSDSVDEGDVDTGGEFLVANFARSSVLFDRMSFLFKMGLINDQFIKNERALLVEERLGLGVRRREGLVKGRFAAAA
- a CDS encoding phage tail protein, giving the protein MVETFSYCVQLGGDGEIDQRTWENDFGDGYTQAGGIGINTKSETWNLTHSGVMAVGEELPLVRDFIDRHEGYKAFIWTPPGGVQGRYRCKGYKSKPLGAGLWTLSFTFKQTYTP
- a CDS encoding tail assembly protein translates to MTMRTIKLGGVLGKKFGKQYTLDVHSFRDAMAALCMMKPGFEKYLRTAEERGLVFAVFVDERNLGEQELDLVGRGEGDIRIQPIIQGSKQAGMFQTLLGVVLIVAGLFTGGTTSTLGMGLLAAGAAVGLGGVVQMLSPTTKATADGQNDDGNNPSYGFGGAVTTIAQGNPYPLLYGEREIGGAVESGGIYTQDNI
- a CDS encoding phage minor tail protein L — its product is MNYNADIQKLEPGNQIRLYELDATRLGGMLWRFHGHAHEGDIIWQGQLYSPLQIEAKGFDIRGDGRPATPTLQVDDELGGVRGAITALCFQFRDLAGARVKVIETFRHFLDAANFPDGNPEASDQSKTNLWFIEQKTEALPSISVTFSLSSPTDMEGHMLPSQQITKLCRWACRGGYRQEACAYTGTAMFDKKNQPTDNPALDRCGGWWSSCKLRGNTRRFGGSMGASLIASSR
- a CDS encoding phage tail tape measure protein, yielding MASRSLGTLTLDLIARIGGFQQGMDRASRSVASTGAAADAASARINALQGQFLSLSSVASKIAGPLAAAFSLNSVYQATEAYSSLTNRLKLVTNGSDELVAAQKAVFDIAQSSRQPLSATAELYQRIATNQTALKLSGEGVAGVVGTISKTLAISGASAESANAALIQLGQAFASGVLRGEELNSVMEQAPALSQAIAAGMGKTVGQLRTMGAAGELTAQAVVKALQSQAGAVDTLFAKTATTIGNSFTAISNSMTRLIGELDQATGASAKVAAEFVGLSKAIDGSLPGALTSLRNNSDALAQAMTTGLYVALGRVAGGFAQQGAQALYAAASNQTLLTATAATAKGDLYAAQAKQIDAKALLQRANLEIASAQGKVASDRVRQASELASITTVQASLAAERLLEQQRLAAQINDTGRAASISRIAELRLAEVAVTKKVEQAERSLASTTVATSLEIQAAYAKRTAAALAYGETTAVVNAAAVASDRAAAAASIAGRAFGVMAAAGRGLLALMGGPVGLLFVAGALALSFADFRSSTEKAAQGLEGLKGPLDEVIAKFQQLTRDQKAAAMIRWGEAEAEGIKAAGEEYDKLQKMLKTGLVGPRSSASGTAIFLEYKKKIEEASAAGKDLSPILEELRSNSQVDPKFVDSLVKRAGAYSLVKTAQAEARDRLNALNSEMNKGVAVTTGATQATTGMTAAGEKYLKALQTQLGKLQDNNDEVKEANRYIAEHKELSEADKTAIMSAAYASKAQADANKAATKETQSHTSALKANLKTFEDAEENYKRQIALIDETSGKKQKATEVEKLAFEIASGNYAKLSEARQKELQGLAADLDAKKALVKANQDAAKLAALGYNLKESNQSAKDGFDRELAGAGEGDKYKARLKEFLSIDQDFNKQRREMYKEYKDATLAGDPDAQENYDKETALLEEALAERIVIQQDYYNQLDEAQSNWMDGVSSAWQNYVDAATDYSAMAADATSSVLGGAKSSLSTFLSDVASGAEDAGDALGDLVANFAKSTLQALSDMAAQWLVYQAVQMLVGKTTQASAVPTLVANAQATAFQASLAAFASTAAIPIVGPAAAPAAAAAAAAATAPMVAGVASAALAGMAHDGMGNIPKEGTWLLDGGERVVAPAQNKDLTNFLARQTSATESVGSERAGGGGGIHISAPVTVQAQPGMSGDDARKQGEAAGQGLVAEIRRVLQAEMGQGGLLWRRI
- a CDS encoding DUF3168 domain-containing protein; amino-acid sequence: MDPPIFLVCSTDPVVNALIGSGVDCRIYSFGEAPEGVVKPYVVWNLIDGNPENYLAGRPDADGFTLQVDVYAASAGSATQVTAALRGALELKANITRWGASGRDPTTKDYHRSFDIDWITLR
- a CDS encoding C40 family peptidase; amino-acid sequence: MRINQKLQDEIRAHAERNYPAEACGVVIKSAAGREYVPCVNLATTPREHFQIDHKDMARAEDRGEVLAIIHSHPDKAPAPSMADRVSCELHELPWGIVGWPGGDFEWFKPSGFQAPLLGRDFSHGLLDCWAACRDWYAREAGLELPNFERSDLWWEDKDGPSLYEDNFAATGFYQVNEARRGDMLVLQIPTPGRECYFPNHAVIYLGDEPSLISESGPKLGGSGPFIYHHMPGRLAAREIYGWSMANRVKLILRHKDYHP
- a CDS encoding phage tail tube protein, giving the protein MSILTQGTQVYALVPSAADPAVFVVLEIECATAFSPGGNPADQIEVTCLSDKVRRYLRGLRTPGQASLTLNADPRNASHVRLHQLSEDDSIESVAWAVGWSDGTDIPPTLNAGGDDFVLPPSRTWFVFDGYVSDFPFDFAANTVVSTAATIQRSGGSAWIRKTA
- a CDS encoding phage head closure protein; this translates as MEAGKLCHRVEIQNKITPRDPVTGDFLAPAWVEFAKVWAAVEDLSARDMIAAKAGQSQVTGRMVIRYRAGVLPTMRVIHRGETYSIEGPPLADKKSGLEYLTLLVSKGVKDG
- a CDS encoding phage tail assembly chaperone family protein, TAC codes for the protein MNLAQLKKKGGVIADALVAREVEWKHFDAKGKEVTDKFKVHVRRHAFGVMEAMFAGGEAERFKNARYLSASIMLGDTGEEELPFEDAVNLDSGLGVVLLQAVNEVNNPVKN
- a CDS encoding head-tail connector protein; the encoded protein is MIDLARVKLHLRVDGDQEDALITGYIEGAKSHVAMHCDRELVEGSPVEPDQMGITADVEQAILLLVGHWYENREDAAAGVTPTAVERLLWYRKRF
- a CDS encoding HK97-gp10 family putative phage morphogenesis protein produces the protein MASSISAQLQGVASTIDKMRSLAPRLQKKGLRRAAREAMNIIRDDVKARAKALDDPDTKEKIWRNVITQEATKQSRREGGVVMRVGIRGGAGSNQHSKDASGNPGGDTRHWRYIEFGTQFTPPAPFMRPAFSSNVGAVTEQFVASLGREIDAALRGN